One part of the Humulus lupulus chromosome 9, drHumLupu1.1, whole genome shotgun sequence genome encodes these proteins:
- the LOC133800904 gene encoding dynamin-related protein 4C-like: MGGEKLNSFTQNHDIVLDHHDLVLDHHDLVLDHHDEASSNKIIKCDDPNELPLFIAPIFSSYNDRIRPVLDAVDRLRNLAVMEEGIELPTIVVVGDQSSGKSSVLESLARISLPRGQGICTRVPLIMRLQNHSSSLPELYLEYNNGEVIHVEEDNISEAINLATEAIAGDGKGISKTPLTLVVKKKGVPDLTMVDLPGITRVPVHGQHENIYDQIKDIIMEYIEPEASIILNVLSATVDFPTCESIRMSQSVDRTGERTLAVVTKSDRAPEGLLEKVIADDVNIGLGYVCVRNRVGDESYDEARFEEAKLFQTHPELSKIDKSIVGIPVLAQKLMQIQAKSIARNLPDIVKKINDKLNQNLAEFRKLPKTMNSVAEAMTAFMRIIGVVKESLRKILLRGEFDEYPDEKKMHCKARLVEMLNGFSDELMNCPESDRTRNFLMDEIKHLEEAKEISLPNFLPRTAFHALLQEKVKGVSGVPTAFVGKLWDYIEDVVMTILMSHVEDYHQLQLSTRRAGLNLIEKMKERSMKWVVEAVEMEKLTDYTCNPEFEIEWNKFMAQKNTFMSCVDNRYSTINIEGFGSVDVANAKQFPHLLHQAYDLRMRIVAYWRIVLRRLVDSMALHMQLSVHVLVNEELEKEIVGELMAPYNGNGFERLMEESPSVAAKRLKLTASVKKLKECKEILATIMDRIATSNCSQ; encoded by the coding sequence ATGGGAGGAGAAAAGCTCAATTCTTTTACACAAAATCACGATATTGTTCTTGATCATCATGATCTTGTTCTTGATCATCACGATCTTGTTCTTGATCATCATGATGAGGCAAGCTCGAACAAGATCATTAAGTGTGATGATCCAAATGAGTTACCTCTCTTCATCGCTCCAATCTTCTCCTCCTACAACGACCGAATCCGACCCGTGCTCGACGCCGTCGACAGGCTCCGAAATCTCGCCGTCATGGAGGAAGGAATTGAGCTTCCCACCATCGTCGTCGTCGGTGACCAGTCCTCGGGCAAGTCGTCCGTCTTAGAATCACTCGCTCGTATCAGTCTACCCCGTGGCCAAGGCATATGCACAAGGGTCCCCCTCATAATGAGACTCCAAAACCACTCGAGTTCTCTGCCCGAGCTTTACTTGGAGTACAACAATGGCGAAGTCATTCACGTCGAAGAAGATAACATATCTGAGGCCATAAATTTGGCAACAGAGGCCATTGCCGGAGATGGGAAAGGAATATCCAAGACTCCTTTGACTCTCGTGGTGAAAAAGAAAGGGGTTCCTGATTTGACCATGGTCGATCTCCCTGGGATTACTAGAGTACCTGTTCATGGTCAGCATGAAAATATCTATGATCAAATCAAAGATATCATAATGGAGTATATTGAGCCTGAAGCGAGTATCATACTTAATGTGTTGTCTGCAACTGTTGACTTTCCCACTTGTGAGTCAATCCGAATGTCCCAAAGCGTTGACCGAACTGGAGAGAGGACTCTGGCTGTCGTTACTAAGTCTGATAGAGCACCAGAAGGACTGCTGGAGAAGGTAATTGCTGACGATGTTAACATTGGACTTGGTTATGTCTGTGTTAGGAATAGGGTTGGTGATGAATCCTATGATGAGGCTCGGTTTGAAGAAGCTAAGCTTTTTCAAACACATCCTGAGCTTTCCAAGATCGATAAATCGATTGTGGGCATTCCTGTTTTGGCTCAGAAGCTCATGCAGATTCAAGCCAAGAGCATAGCTAGAAATTTACCTGACATTGTCAAGAAGATCAATGATAAGTTGAATCAAAATCTTGCGGAGTTTAGAAAGCTCCCCAAGACTATGAACTCGGTGGCTGAGGCCATGACCGCCTTCATGAGAATCATTGGGGTGGTTAAAGAATCACTGAGGAAAATTCTGTTGAGAGGCGAATTCGATGAGTACCCAGATGAGAAGAAGATGCATTGCAAAGCTAGGTTGGTTGAGATGCTCAATGGTTTTTCAGATGAGCTTATGAACTGTCCTGAGAGTGATCGAACCAGAAACTTCTTAATGGATGAGATCAAGCATTTGGAGGAAGCGAAAGAGATTTCTCTCCCAAATTTCCTTCCCAGGACAGCTTTTCATGCTCTATTACAAGAAAAGGTAAAGGGGGTATCTGGTGTCCCAACAGCTTTCGTGGGAAAGCTATGGGATTACATAGAAGATGTGGTGATGACTATCCTCATGAGCCATGTTGAAGACTATCACCAGCTACAGCTCTCCACTAGAAGAGCAGGGCTTAATCTGATAGAGAAGATGAAAGAAAGGTCAATGAAGTGGGTTGTGGAGGCTGTGGAGATGGAGAAGCTCACCGATTACACTTGCAATCCGGAATTCGAAATCGAGTGGAACAAATTCATGGCTCAGAAAAACACATTCATGTCATGTGTGGATAATAGATATAGCACCATAAATATTGAAGGGTTTGGCTCGGTTGATGTGGCGAATGCGAAGCAGTTTCCGCATCTTTTGCATCAAGCTTATGACTTGAGGATGAGAATAGTTGCTTATTGGAGAATTGTGCTGAGAAGGTTGGTGGACTCCATGGCTCTGCATATGCAGCTGAGTGTTCATGTGCTTGTGAATGAGGAGTTGGAGAAGGAGATTGTGGGTGAGTTAATGGCACCTTATAATGGAAATGGGTTCGAGAGATTGATGGAGGAATCACCTTCTGTTGCTGCAAAGAGACTCAAGTTGACTGCGAGTGTTAAGAAGCTTAAGGAGTGTAAAGAGATTTTGGCCACTATCATGGACCGAATTGCAACTTCCAATTGTAGTCAAtga
- the LOC133799293 gene encoding secreted RxLR effector protein 161-like: MSIPGKIHWLAMKWLLRFLIGSNKVGLVYKQQASTTIEGYNDADYAGDRDSRKSTSAYMFLMGGNCVSSKVQLKPVVALSTTESEYIATTEAIKEVVY, from the coding sequence ATGTCTATTCCTGGGAAAATTCACTGGTTAGCTATGAAGTGGTTACTCAGATTCCTAATTGGATCTAACAAGGTGGGATTAGTCTATAAACAACAAGCAAGTACTACAATAGAGGGATACAATGATGCTGACTATGCAGGGGATAGGGACAGTCGAAAGTCTACATCTGCCTATATGTTCTTAATGGGAGGAAATTGTGTTAGCTCAAAAGTTCAACTAAAACCTGTTGTGGCACTATCAACTACAGAATCAGAGTACATAGCAACTACTGAAGCAATAAAGGAagttgtttactga